From one Triticum aestivum cultivar Chinese Spring chromosome 4B, IWGSC CS RefSeq v2.1, whole genome shotgun sequence genomic stretch:
- the LOC123092256 gene encoding myb-related protein 2 isoform X1 yields the protein MYHHQQQLQSHNQLLASRQTFPSERHLLLQGGIIPGESGLILSTDAKPRLKWTPELHDRFVEAVNQLGGPDKATPKTIMRLMGVPGLTLYHLKSHLQKYRLSKNLHVQANVGNSRTAAVGCTIATEKQSEGNGSPVGHHLNTQTNKSMHIGEALQMQIEVQRRLHEQLEVQRHLQLRIEAQGKYLQSMLEKAHETLAKQNTGSGGLETAKMQLSELVSKVSTECFHNAFTSFEEIEGSQMLRRHTMQLGDGSVDSCLTACEGSQKDQDILSMSLSAQKGKEIGGMAFDLQMQERGHEDLFLNKLSRRPPNHHEGHERRDSLSMTYQATKLDLNMNDTNNGTQNSEKFDLNGFSWS from the exons ATGTATCATCATCAACAACAGCTCCAGAGCCACAACCAGCTCTTAGCTTCTAGGCAGACTTTCCCTTCAGAGAGGCACTTACTTCTGCAAGGAGGAATTATTCCAGGAGAGTCAGGGCTTATACTCTCAACTGATGCTAAGCCCAGGTTAAAATGGACCCCTGAGCTACATGATCGTTTCGTGGAGGCAGTAAATCAACTCGGCGGACCAGACA AAGCCACCCCAAAAACCATTATGAGGCTCATGGGTGTCCCTGGACTAACATTATATCATCTTAAGAGCCATCTCCAG AAATACAGACTAAGCAAAAATCTCCATGTTCAAGCCAATGTCGGAAATTCAAGAACTG CAGCCGTAGGATGCACCATAGCAACAGAGAAACAATCTGAAGGAAATGGATCGCCAGTCGGCCACCACCTTAATACGCAGACAAACAA ATCAATGCACATAGGTGAAGCCCTACAGATGCAAATTGAAGTACAGCGACGGCTACATGAACAACTGGAG GTGCAAAGACACCTGCAACTCCGGATTGAAGCACAAGGGAAGTACCTACAATCAATGTTGGAGAAGGCACACGAGACACTTGCAAAGCAGAATACAGGCTCGGGTGGTCTAGAAACTGCAAAGATGCAACTATCAGAATTGGTCTCAAAAGTATCAACAGAATGCTTCCATAATGCTTTTACAAGCTTTGAGGAGATTGAAGGATCACAGATGCTACGAAGGCACACCATGCAGCTTGGTGATGGATCAGTTGACAGCTGCTTAACTGCATGCGAGGGCTCACAAAAGGATCAAGATATCCTGTCAATGAGCCTTTCTGCTCAAAAAGGAAAGGAGATTGGAGGCATGGCATTCGATCTGCAAATGCAAGAAAGAGGACACGAGGATTTGTTTCTCAACAAGCTAAGCAGAAGGCCTCCAAACCACCATGAAGGACACGAGAGGAGAGACAGCTTGAGTATGACATACCAGGCAACGAAATTGGATTTAAACATGAATGACACAAATAATGGAACCCAGAATAGCGAGAAATTCGATTTAAATGGGTTCAGCTGGAGCTAG
- the LOC123092256 gene encoding myb-related protein 2 isoform X2, which yields MYHHQQQLQSHNQLLASRQTFPSERHLLLQGGIIPGESGLILSTDAKPRLKWTPELHDRFVEAVNQLGGPDKATPKTIMRLMGVPGLTLYHLKSHLQKYRLSKNLHVQANVGNSRTAVGCTIATEKQSEGNGSPVGHHLNTQTNKSMHIGEALQMQIEVQRRLHEQLEVQRHLQLRIEAQGKYLQSMLEKAHETLAKQNTGSGGLETAKMQLSELVSKVSTECFHNAFTSFEEIEGSQMLRRHTMQLGDGSVDSCLTACEGSQKDQDILSMSLSAQKGKEIGGMAFDLQMQERGHEDLFLNKLSRRPPNHHEGHERRDSLSMTYQATKLDLNMNDTNNGTQNSEKFDLNGFSWS from the exons ATGTATCATCATCAACAACAGCTCCAGAGCCACAACCAGCTCTTAGCTTCTAGGCAGACTTTCCCTTCAGAGAGGCACTTACTTCTGCAAGGAGGAATTATTCCAGGAGAGTCAGGGCTTATACTCTCAACTGATGCTAAGCCCAGGTTAAAATGGACCCCTGAGCTACATGATCGTTTCGTGGAGGCAGTAAATCAACTCGGCGGACCAGACA AAGCCACCCCAAAAACCATTATGAGGCTCATGGGTGTCCCTGGACTAACATTATATCATCTTAAGAGCCATCTCCAG AAATACAGACTAAGCAAAAATCTCCATGTTCAAGCCAATGTCGGAAATTCAAGAACTG CCGTAGGATGCACCATAGCAACAGAGAAACAATCTGAAGGAAATGGATCGCCAGTCGGCCACCACCTTAATACGCAGACAAACAA ATCAATGCACATAGGTGAAGCCCTACAGATGCAAATTGAAGTACAGCGACGGCTACATGAACAACTGGAG GTGCAAAGACACCTGCAACTCCGGATTGAAGCACAAGGGAAGTACCTACAATCAATGTTGGAGAAGGCACACGAGACACTTGCAAAGCAGAATACAGGCTCGGGTGGTCTAGAAACTGCAAAGATGCAACTATCAGAATTGGTCTCAAAAGTATCAACAGAATGCTTCCATAATGCTTTTACAAGCTTTGAGGAGATTGAAGGATCACAGATGCTACGAAGGCACACCATGCAGCTTGGTGATGGATCAGTTGACAGCTGCTTAACTGCATGCGAGGGCTCACAAAAGGATCAAGATATCCTGTCAATGAGCCTTTCTGCTCAAAAAGGAAAGGAGATTGGAGGCATGGCATTCGATCTGCAAATGCAAGAAAGAGGACACGAGGATTTGTTTCTCAACAAGCTAAGCAGAAGGCCTCCAAACCACCATGAAGGACACGAGAGGAGAGACAGCTTGAGTATGACATACCAGGCAACGAAATTGGATTTAAACATGAATGACACAAATAATGGAACCCAGAATAGCGAGAAATTCGATTTAAATGGGTTCAGCTGGAGCTAG